One Chromobacterium paludis genomic window carries:
- the pgsA gene encoding CDP-diacylglycerol--glycerol-3-phosphate 3-phosphatidyltransferase, whose amino-acid sequence MPFNLPILLTWIRVALIPICVAVFFLPDSILLLHSRNAVGAGIFALAAATDWLDGYLARKLGQTSAFGAFLDPVADKLIVAAALILLVQLGRTEGWMAMIIIGREITISALREWMAGMGSRSSVAVAYIGKLKTAAQMLAITLLLYDGALLPGLDARWLGNFSMYLAVILTLWSMVYYLQMAAKEFAGKKIDV is encoded by the coding sequence ATGCCCTTCAATTTGCCGATTTTACTGACCTGGATCCGGGTGGCCCTGATTCCGATCTGCGTGGCGGTGTTCTTTCTGCCGGACTCCATCTTGCTGCTGCATAGCCGCAACGCCGTAGGGGCCGGCATTTTCGCATTGGCCGCCGCCACCGACTGGCTGGACGGCTATCTGGCGCGCAAACTGGGCCAGACGTCTGCCTTCGGCGCCTTCCTCGATCCGGTGGCGGATAAGCTGATTGTCGCCGCCGCCTTGATCCTCTTGGTGCAATTGGGCCGCACCGAGGGCTGGATGGCGATGATCATCATCGGCCGCGAGATCACCATTTCGGCGCTGCGCGAATGGATGGCGGGCATGGGCAGCCGCAGCAGCGTGGCGGTGGCCTATATCGGCAAGCTGAAAACCGCCGCGCAAATGCTGGCGATCACGCTGTTGCTATACGACGGCGCCTTGTTGCCGGGCCTGGATGCGCGCTGGCTGGGAAATTTTTCCATGTACCTTGCTGTCATATTGACTTTGTGGTCAATGGTTTATTACCTGCAGATGGCGGCCAAGGAGTTTGCGGGGAAAAAAATAGATGTTTGA
- a CDS encoding ProQ/FINO family protein, whose amino-acid sequence MKPNTETALGAALKSAVQSLSKKKQTEMIADHIYGKFDVFRQFRPLALGIHESLIASLPQFEPALISRVVANHCRKPRYLKSLARGGKRFDLAGKPQGEVSAEEKRAAELQMQPKNAPAAETSPAPEAVAPAAVEAAQPQEGQAES is encoded by the coding sequence ATGAAGCCAAATACTGAAACGGCACTCGGTGCTGCTCTCAAGTCTGCTGTTCAAAGCCTGTCCAAGAAAAAGCAGACCGAGATGATTGCGGATCACATCTACGGCAAGTTCGACGTGTTCCGCCAGTTTCGTCCCCTGGCGCTCGGTATCCATGAGAGCCTGATTGCCTCGCTGCCCCAGTTCGAACCGGCCCTGATTTCGCGCGTGGTGGCCAACCACTGCCGCAAGCCGCGTTACCTGAAATCCCTGGCGCGCGGCGGCAAACGCTTCGACTTGGCCGGCAAGCCGCAAGGCGAAGTCAGCGCCGAGGAAAAGCGCGCCGCCGAGCTGCAGATGCAGCCGAAGAATGCGCCGGCTGCGGAAACCTCGCCGGCGCCTGAAGCTGTCGCGCCCGCCGCGGTTGAGGCGGCGCAGCCGCAAGAAGGCCAGGCTGAGTCCTGA
- the htpG gene encoding molecular chaperone HtpG — protein MSAQKETLGFQTEVKQLLKLMIHSLYSNKEIFLRELISNASDAADKLRFEGMAKPELFEDDPVLKIRITFDKDARTVTIADNGIGMSRDEVVANIGTIAKSGTKAFFEQLSGDAKKDANLIGQFGVGFYSAFIVADKVALTTRRAGEAVATRWESHGEGEYTLEQVEKAGRGTEIVLHLKEGEDELLNDWRLKGIVRKYSDHISIPIEMKKGAGYGEDGEVSNSDELEVVNSASALWTRSKSDITEEQYQEFYKHVAHDFTEPLAWSHARVEGRQEYTELLYIPSRAPFDMYDRERKQGVKLYVRRVFIMEDTEKLMPHYLRFVRGVIDSNDLPLNVSREILQESKDIDAIRAGCVKKVLGLLEDLSANQPEKYGAFWKEFGQVLKEGVGEDFANKERIAKLLRFTTTASEGEEPGVTLADYIGRMKEGQDKIYYITADTLAAAKNSPHLEVFKKKGVEVLLLTDRVDEWVVGSLFEFEGKQLQSVAKGALDLGKLEDEADKEAQKQVEEASKPVVEKVQKALGDKVKEVRATARLVESPACLVAGEHDMSAHLERMLKAAGQKVEGSKPTLEINPEHVLVKRLAEESDEVRAGDLAAVLYDQALLAEGGKLEDPASFVKRINKLMLELSA, from the coding sequence ATGAGTGCACAGAAAGAAACCCTGGGTTTTCAGACCGAAGTAAAACAGCTGCTGAAGCTGATGATCCACTCCTTGTACTCCAACAAGGAGATCTTCCTGCGTGAACTGATCTCCAATGCATCCGACGCTGCCGACAAGCTGCGCTTCGAGGGCATGGCCAAGCCGGAGCTGTTCGAGGACGATCCGGTGCTGAAGATTCGCATCACCTTCGACAAGGATGCCCGCACCGTCACCATCGCCGACAACGGCATCGGCATGAGCCGCGACGAAGTGGTGGCCAATATCGGCACCATCGCCAAGTCCGGCACCAAGGCCTTCTTCGAGCAGCTGTCCGGCGACGCCAAGAAGGACGCCAACCTGATCGGCCAGTTCGGCGTCGGCTTCTACTCCGCCTTCATCGTCGCCGACAAGGTGGCGCTGACGACTCGCCGCGCCGGCGAAGCCGTGGCCACCCGTTGGGAATCCCACGGTGAGGGCGAATACACGCTGGAGCAGGTGGAAAAGGCCGGCCGCGGCACGGAGATCGTGCTGCACCTGAAAGAAGGCGAAGACGAGCTGCTGAACGACTGGCGCCTGAAGGGCATTGTCCGCAAGTATTCCGACCACATCTCCATCCCGATCGAAATGAAGAAGGGCGCCGGTTACGGCGAAGACGGCGAGGTGAGCAATAGCGACGAGCTGGAGGTGGTCAACTCCGCCTCCGCGCTGTGGACCCGTTCCAAGAGCGACATCACGGAAGAGCAGTATCAGGAATTCTACAAGCACGTCGCCCACGACTTCACCGAGCCGCTGGCCTGGAGCCATGCCCGCGTGGAAGGCCGCCAGGAATACACGGAACTGCTGTATATCCCGTCGCGCGCGCCGTTCGACATGTACGACCGTGAGCGCAAGCAGGGCGTGAAGCTGTATGTGCGCCGCGTCTTCATCATGGAAGACACCGAAAAGCTGATGCCGCATTACCTGCGCTTCGTGCGCGGCGTGATCGACAGCAACGACCTGCCGCTGAACGTATCGCGCGAAATCCTGCAAGAGAGCAAGGACATCGACGCTATCCGCGCCGGCTGCGTGAAGAAAGTGTTGGGTCTCTTGGAAGACCTGTCCGCCAACCAGCCGGAAAAATACGGCGCGTTCTGGAAGGAATTCGGCCAGGTGCTGAAGGAAGGCGTGGGCGAGGACTTCGCCAACAAGGAGCGCATCGCCAAGCTGCTGCGCTTCACCACAACAGCCTCCGAAGGCGAGGAGCCTGGCGTCACGCTGGCCGACTATATCGGCCGCATGAAGGAAGGCCAGGACAAGATCTACTACATCACCGCCGATACGCTGGCCGCCGCCAAGAATAGCCCGCACTTGGAAGTGTTCAAGAAGAAGGGCGTGGAGGTGCTGCTGCTGACCGACCGCGTCGACGAGTGGGTGGTGGGCTCCTTGTTCGAGTTTGAAGGCAAGCAGTTGCAGTCTGTCGCCAAGGGCGCGCTGGACTTGGGCAAGTTGGAAGACGAAGCCGACAAGGAAGCGCAAAAGCAGGTGGAAGAGGCTTCCAAGCCGGTGGTGGAGAAAGTGCAGAAGGCGCTGGGCGACAAGGTGAAGGAAGTGCGCGCCACCGCCCGCCTGGTGGAAAGCCCGGCCTGCCTGGTGGCCGGCGAGCATGACATGAGCGCCCACCTGGAACGCATGTTGAAGGCCGCCGGCCAGAAGGTGGAAGGCAGCAAGCCGACGCTGGAAATCAATCCGGAACACGTGCTGGTGAAGCGCTTGGCCGAGGAGTCCGACGAGGTCCGCGCCGGCGATCTGGCCGCCGTGCTGTACGACCAGGCCCTGCTGGCAGAGGGCGGCAAGCTGGAAGACCCGGCCTCCTTCGTCAAGCGCATCAACAAGCTGATGCTGGAGCTGTCGGCCTAA
- a CDS encoding cysteine hydrolase family protein, whose product MKPPLQPQFAAAPLLLLIDMQQAVDHPNWGPRNHPQAEQVCGHLLAVWRQRGLPLIHIRHDSTETNSTYRPGQAGHAFKPEVAPLPGETVIAKQTNSAFIGTDLEALLRDKGWLELIVVGVSTSNSVEATVRMAGNLGFKVWLAEDGCFTFDKTDWQGRHHRAEEVHAMSLANLDGEYCRVLTSQDVLAALEHS is encoded by the coding sequence ATGAAGCCGCCCCTTCAGCCGCAATTTGCCGCCGCGCCTCTTTTGCTGCTGATCGATATGCAGCAGGCTGTCGACCATCCCAACTGGGGACCGCGCAATCATCCGCAGGCGGAGCAGGTGTGTGGTCATCTGCTGGCCGTTTGGCGTCAGCGCGGCCTGCCGTTGATTCATATCCGCCATGACTCCACCGAGACAAATTCAACATATCGGCCAGGCCAGGCGGGCCATGCATTCAAGCCAGAGGTCGCGCCGCTGCCGGGCGAGACGGTCATCGCCAAGCAGACCAACAGCGCCTTCATCGGAACAGATCTGGAAGCCTTGCTGCGCGATAAGGGCTGGCTGGAGCTGATCGTCGTCGGCGTCAGTACCAGCAACTCGGTCGAGGCCACAGTGAGAATGGCCGGTAATCTTGGATTTAAAGTCTGGCTGGCCGAGGATGGCTGCTTTACTTTCGACAAAACCGATTGGCAGGGGCGTCACCATCGTGCGGAAGAGGTGCACGCAATGAGCCTGGCCAATCTCGATGGCGAATACTGCCGTGTACTGACCAGCCAAGACGTGCTGGCCGCGCTGGAGCATTCCTGA
- a CDS encoding segregation and condensation protein A, whose translation MSDAPATPAADQAADFQLTAPELPPSVPIAHVFGQPVLEVPQDLFIPPDALQVILESFEGPLDLLLYLIRKQNLDVLNIPMAEITAQYMSYIDAMRQDRLELAAEYLLMAALLIEIKSRLLLPRPQLDEDGEPDDPRAELVRRLLEYEQMKLAALELDKIPQADRDFAWLAVLIEQSAEQRLPDVGAADLRQAWMAILSRAKHRRHHKVEKDELSVRAQMSWILRYLDGKEYVPFEELFDVDKGVAHLVVNFIAVLELVKEGMVKVSQDAPYQPIYVRIALV comes from the coding sequence ATGAGTGACGCACCCGCAACCCCCGCCGCAGACCAAGCCGCCGACTTCCAACTCACCGCGCCGGAGCTGCCGCCCAGCGTGCCCATCGCGCACGTATTCGGCCAGCCGGTGCTGGAGGTGCCGCAAGACCTGTTCATTCCGCCCGACGCGCTGCAGGTGATCCTGGAGAGCTTCGAAGGCCCGCTTGATCTGCTGCTTTACCTGATCCGCAAGCAGAATCTCGACGTGCTGAACATCCCCATGGCCGAGATCACGGCTCAGTACATGTCCTATATCGACGCGATGCGGCAGGATCGGCTGGAGCTGGCGGCGGAATATCTGCTGATGGCGGCGCTGCTGATCGAGATCAAATCCAGATTGCTGCTGCCCCGGCCGCAGCTGGACGAGGACGGCGAGCCGGACGATCCGCGCGCCGAGCTGGTGCGTCGGCTGCTGGAATATGAGCAGATGAAGCTGGCCGCGCTGGAGCTGGACAAGATTCCGCAGGCCGACCGCGACTTCGCCTGGCTGGCGGTGCTGATCGAACAGTCGGCCGAGCAGCGGCTGCCCGATGTCGGCGCCGCCGATTTGCGCCAAGCCTGGATGGCCATCCTGTCGCGCGCCAAGCACCGCCGCCATCACAAGGTGGAAAAGGACGAGCTGTCGGTGCGCGCGCAGATGAGCTGGATTCTGCGCTACCTGGACGGCAAGGAATATGTGCCGTTTGAGGAATTGTTCGATGTCGACAAGGGCGTCGCCCACTTGGTGGTCAACTTCATCGCCGTGCTGGAGCTGGTGAAGGAGGGCATGGTCAAAGTCAGCCAGGACGCGCCCTACCAGCCCATCTATGTGCGGATCGCGCTGGTATGA
- a CDS encoding carbon-nitrogen hydrolase family protein, translating to MSVVRLALAQQAAPDAPSRRLSLLRQWCERAALDGAHLLLLPEMWSIGYAPERMNAAHAWSDEEPMLAEVSGLARTHGLAIGFSYLARHRGALRNRLRLYGADGAVVLQYDKIHICAFTDGTETALQGGESFACADVPLGGETVRVGAMICFDREFPEAGRALMRKGVELVLVPNACAMRADAEIGDARLQQLRGRALENRFAVALCNYPAPLQDGASCLIDARGRLLAWADDGPTLLMAELDLDALRHWRAGQDGVWGESALRPAYYR from the coding sequence ATGAGCGTGGTCCGGCTGGCCCTGGCGCAGCAAGCGGCGCCGGACGCCCCCTCGCGTCGCCTGTCGTTACTGAGACAGTGGTGCGAGCGCGCGGCTTTGGATGGCGCGCATTTGCTGTTGCTGCCAGAGATGTGGTCCATCGGCTACGCGCCGGAAAGGATGAACGCCGCCCATGCCTGGAGTGATGAAGAGCCCATGCTGGCGGAGGTGTCCGGTCTGGCCCGGACGCATGGGCTGGCCATAGGCTTCAGCTATCTGGCCCGCCATCGCGGCGCGCTGCGCAACCGGCTGCGCCTGTATGGCGCGGACGGTGCGGTCGTTTTGCAATACGACAAAATTCATATCTGCGCTTTCACCGACGGAACGGAGACGGCGCTGCAGGGCGGCGAGAGTTTTGCCTGCGCCGATGTCCCGCTGGGCGGAGAGACGGTTCGCGTCGGCGCCATGATCTGTTTCGACCGCGAGTTTCCCGAAGCCGGACGCGCGTTGATGCGCAAAGGGGTGGAATTGGTGCTGGTGCCCAACGCCTGCGCGATGCGCGCGGATGCCGAAATCGGCGACGCGCGTCTGCAGCAGTTGCGCGGGCGCGCGTTGGAAAACCGTTTCGCCGTCGCGCTGTGCAACTATCCGGCGCCGCTGCAAGACGGCGCCAGTTGCCTGATCGACGCGCGCGGCCGTTTGCTGGCGTGGGCGGACGACGGCCCGACGCTGCTGATGGCGGAGCTGGATCTGGATGCGTTGCGGCATTGGCGCGCGGGACAGGACGGGGTGTGGGGCGAGAGCGCGCTACGGCCCGCATATTATCGCTGA
- a CDS encoding OsmC family protein: MAQHQAEVLWRRDGQDFLDRRYSRKHVLKFDGGAEVSGSSSPHVVPVPYSDPAAVDPEEAFIAALSSCHMLWFLDLAARAGFRVDEYHDLAVGEMGRNAAGKAWVSRVILQPKAAFSGEALPTPEQVEQLHHAAHAECFIAHSVKTEVLCQPRLA; the protein is encoded by the coding sequence ATGGCGCAGCATCAGGCGGAGGTGTTATGGCGGCGCGACGGGCAGGATTTTCTGGACCGCCGCTATAGCCGCAAGCATGTTTTGAAATTCGACGGCGGCGCGGAGGTAAGCGGCTCATCCTCGCCACATGTGGTGCCCGTGCCGTACTCCGATCCCGCCGCAGTTGATCCGGAAGAGGCTTTCATCGCCGCCTTGTCCAGTTGCCACATGCTGTGGTTCCTGGACCTGGCCGCGCGCGCCGGTTTCCGCGTGGATGAATATCACGACCTCGCCGTCGGCGAGATGGGTCGCAACGCAGCGGGCAAGGCCTGGGTGTCGCGGGTGATTCTGCAGCCCAAGGCGGCTTTTTCAGGCGAGGCGCTGCCGACGCCTGAGCAAGTCGAGCAACTGCATCATGCGGCTCACGCCGAGTGTTTCATCGCCCATTCCGTGAAAACCGAAGTGCTGTGCCAGCCCCGGCTGGCTTGA
- a CDS encoding thioredoxin family protein produces MRKFLILLTLLLASAAALAADLPYDEQADAKAELQQTLAAAQQSHHPVLLILGANWCPDCRALDAALKTGKNAELMAREFKVMKVDVGNFDHNLDIDAEYGHPIAKGIPAAVVLSPDNKVIYATRAGELADARRMSETGIYEFFERVSRQAKP; encoded by the coding sequence ATGCGCAAGTTTTTGATCCTGCTGACCCTGTTGCTGGCTAGCGCCGCCGCGCTGGCCGCTGACCTGCCGTACGACGAGCAGGCCGACGCCAAGGCGGAATTGCAACAGACGCTGGCCGCAGCTCAGCAAAGCCATCATCCCGTGCTGTTGATTTTGGGCGCCAACTGGTGTCCAGACTGCCGCGCGCTGGACGCGGCCTTGAAGACGGGCAAGAACGCGGAGCTGATGGCGCGCGAATTCAAGGTGATGAAGGTGGATGTCGGCAATTTCGATCATAACCTGGACATCGACGCCGAATACGGCCATCCCATCGCCAAGGGCATACCGGCCGCCGTGGTGCTGTCGCCGGACAACAAGGTGATCTACGCCACCCGAGCCGGCGAACTGGCCGACGCGCGCCGCATGAGCGAAACCGGCATCTACGAGTTCTTCGAACGCGTGAGCCGTCAGGCTAAACCCTAA
- a CDS encoding undecaprenyl-diphosphate phosphatase: MDPILLFHSLIMGLVEGITEFLPISSTGHLILTGDLLGFLDKEKRDVYEIFIQLGAMLAVVWEYRAKIGRTMAGAVRPGGERNLLLGIVIAFIPAAIAGLLFSKQIKAVLFNPVCVAIAFIVGGLIILWAEKREHKVTVHTVDDLSLKDALKVGLCQCLALIPGTSRSGATIIGGLFLGLSRKAATEFSFFLGIPTLGAASLYSLYKQREALSADDIGVFAVGFIASFVFAFLAIRALLRFISTHSFAVFAWYRIAFGLIVLASWQTGLVNWNAG; this comes from the coding sequence ATGGACCCGATTCTGTTGTTCCACTCCCTGATCATGGGACTGGTGGAAGGCATCACCGAATTCCTCCCCATTTCCTCTACCGGCCACCTGATTCTGACCGGAGACCTGCTAGGCTTTCTCGATAAAGAAAAACGAGACGTCTACGAGATTTTCATCCAGCTGGGCGCCATGCTGGCCGTGGTCTGGGAATACCGCGCCAAGATAGGCCGCACCATGGCCGGCGCCGTCCGTCCCGGCGGCGAGCGCAATCTACTGCTCGGCATCGTCATCGCCTTCATCCCCGCCGCCATCGCCGGCCTGCTGTTCTCCAAGCAGATCAAGGCCGTGCTGTTCAACCCGGTCTGCGTCGCCATCGCCTTCATCGTCGGCGGCCTGATCATCCTGTGGGCGGAAAAACGCGAACATAAGGTGACCGTGCATACGGTGGACGACCTGAGCCTGAAAGACGCGTTGAAAGTGGGCCTGTGCCAATGTCTGGCGCTGATTCCGGGCACCAGCCGCTCCGGCGCCACCATCATCGGCGGCCTGTTCCTGGGGCTGTCTCGCAAGGCGGCGACCGAGTTTTCCTTCTTCCTCGGCATCCCCACCCTGGGCGCGGCTTCGCTGTATAGCCTGTACAAGCAGCGCGAGGCACTGAGCGCGGACGACATCGGCGTGTTCGCCGTAGGCTTCATCGCCTCTTTCGTTTTCGCCTTTCTGGCCATCCGCGCGCTGCTGCGTTTCATCTCCACTCACAGCTTCGCCGTATTCGCCTGGTATCGGATCGCCTTCGGCCTGATCGTGCTGGCCAGCTGGCAGACCGGCCTAGTCAATTGGAACGCTGGCTGA
- a CDS encoding methyl-accepting chemotaxis protein, which translates to MLHQFTVRQKLLSGFALLILLLCTVVFIAYNKLQTIQDHVAQIKDDRYPKILIANRIALNLTAIGREMGEAILASTPQTQDQHLRRIDALREVVRTDMVNMEPYLRLPAGRALFAKVQAAQDLQRPLFDPLYALIRARQADAAREFLDGKFGPANEAYIAALENLRDRQQGRLQHSLVIAHDSSQQAVIILLSTALASLLLAVAVALLISQLITAPLRKSADLVHQIKQGNLSGSDEPIPHARDEAMRIARDIQEMREGLRQMVQSIQDNAHQVSDSARALSGMAQQVASGAQTQAEATSSAAASIEQLTVSINQVADNSSEASQQAQAAGQLANRGGSEVLESVGKIRFVTTSVDDTAKQMNSLTREVQQIGNIVTVIRDVADQTNLLALNAAIEAARAGETGRGFAVVADEVRKLAERTTTSAQEITTMIGSIQQGVGQVVHSMGQSLDCVEGVSGTAEQASLSMKEIENSADTIIRTIHSISGALSEQRSTSLSLAQDMEKVSRMAEENNSTVQELATTSSQLNALSANLQSVATRFRL; encoded by the coding sequence ATGCTGCATCAGTTCACCGTCAGACAAAAGCTGCTAAGCGGATTCGCCCTGCTGATCCTGTTGCTATGCACCGTCGTCTTCATTGCCTACAACAAGCTGCAGACAATCCAGGACCATGTGGCCCAGATCAAGGATGACCGCTATCCGAAAATCCTCATCGCCAACCGCATTGCCCTGAACCTGACGGCCATCGGCCGGGAAATGGGAGAGGCCATCCTAGCCAGCACGCCGCAGACCCAGGATCAACATCTGCGCCGCATCGACGCGCTGCGCGAAGTCGTGCGCACCGACATGGTCAATATGGAGCCCTACCTGCGCCTGCCGGCCGGCCGCGCGCTGTTCGCCAAGGTACAGGCGGCCCAAGACCTGCAGCGACCGCTGTTCGACCCGCTTTACGCCTTGATCCGCGCCCGGCAGGCGGATGCCGCGCGCGAATTTCTGGATGGCAAATTCGGCCCGGCCAATGAAGCCTACATCGCCGCGCTGGAAAACCTGCGCGACCGGCAGCAGGGCCGCTTACAGCACTCCCTGGTAATCGCGCATGACTCCAGCCAGCAGGCGGTGATCATCCTCTTGTCCACGGCGCTCGCCTCCCTGCTGCTAGCGGTTGCCGTCGCCCTGCTGATCTCCCAACTGATCACCGCGCCGCTGCGCAAATCCGCCGACCTGGTCCACCAAATCAAACAAGGCAATCTTTCGGGCAGCGATGAGCCGATTCCGCATGCCCGCGACGAGGCGATGCGCATCGCCCGCGATATCCAGGAAATGCGGGAAGGGCTGCGTCAGATGGTGCAAAGCATCCAGGACAACGCGCATCAAGTGTCAGACTCGGCGCGCGCGCTGTCCGGCATGGCCCAGCAGGTAGCGTCGGGCGCCCAGACCCAGGCCGAGGCCACCTCCTCCGCCGCGGCCTCCATCGAGCAGCTGACCGTCAGCATCAACCAAGTGGCGGACAATTCCAGCGAGGCGTCGCAACAGGCGCAGGCGGCGGGCCAGCTGGCCAACCGCGGCGGCAGCGAAGTACTGGAATCCGTAGGCAAGATCCGCTTCGTCACCACATCGGTGGATGACACGGCCAAACAGATGAACAGCCTGACGCGCGAGGTGCAACAGATAGGCAATATCGTGACCGTCATCCGCGACGTGGCGGACCAGACCAATCTGCTGGCCCTGAACGCCGCCATCGAGGCCGCCCGCGCCGGAGAAACCGGCCGCGGCTTCGCCGTGGTGGCGGACGAAGTGCGCAAGCTGGCGGAACGCACCACCACATCCGCGCAGGAAATCACCACGATGATAGGCTCCATCCAGCAGGGGGTAGGCCAGGTGGTGCACAGCATGGGCCAGAGCCTGGATTGCGTGGAGGGCGTATCCGGCACTGCGGAGCAAGCCTCGCTGTCGATGAAGGAGATTGAAAACAGCGCCGATACCATCATCCGCACCATACACAGCATCAGCGGCGCCCTGAGCGAACAGCGCAGCACCAGCCTGAGCCTGGCGCAGGACATGGAAAAAGTGTCGCGCATGGCCGAGGAGAACAACTCCACGGTACAGGAGCTAGCCACCACATCCAGCCAGCTCAATGCCTTGTCGGCCAATCTGCAAAGCGTGGCCACCCGCTTCCGTCTCTGA
- the sbcB gene encoding exodeoxyribonuclease I: protein MSQHTFFWHDYETFGAVPRRDRPSQFAGIRTDAELNEIGEPVMLYCRPAPDYVPTLQATLLTGITPQRCLEHGVAEHEFAGVIERELATPATIGVGYNSLRFDDEVTRFLFWRNLIDPYAREWQNHCGRWDLLDLVRATYALRPDGIVWPQHEDGRVSFKLEHLSAANGLAHEAAHDALSDVRATIALARLIRNRQPKLFDYYLSLRKKDAVKVQLSLHDPKPVLHVSGMYGVERGNLALVWPLAAHPTNANEVIVWDLAHDPAELRGLSAEDIRLRLFSRAEALPEGMQRLPIKTIHINKSPFVVANLKVLSDEMATRWGLDLAAQFRHAEAARDLPDLSALWRRVYQREANEPQDVDENLYGGFVSNNDRKVLQKMRRLSAPQLAGEMALFEDPQLAELLFRYRARNFPDTLSRNETQRWQHWCQARRAAAMPAFLHEMDELKQAGLSLEQQALLDQVADYVSRLPG from the coding sequence ATGTCCCAACACACTTTTTTCTGGCACGACTACGAAACCTTCGGCGCCGTGCCGCGCCGCGACCGGCCGTCGCAGTTCGCCGGCATCCGCACCGATGCCGAACTCAATGAAATCGGCGAACCGGTCATGCTGTACTGCCGCCCCGCCCCCGACTACGTGCCCACGTTGCAAGCCACGCTGCTGACCGGCATCACGCCCCAGCGCTGCCTGGAACACGGCGTGGCGGAACACGAGTTCGCCGGCGTGATAGAACGCGAGCTGGCCACCCCGGCCACCATAGGCGTCGGCTACAACTCGCTGCGCTTCGACGACGAAGTCACGCGTTTCCTGTTCTGGCGGAATTTGATCGATCCTTACGCCCGCGAATGGCAAAATCACTGCGGCCGTTGGGACCTGCTGGACCTGGTGCGCGCCACCTACGCGCTGCGGCCGGACGGCATCGTCTGGCCGCAACACGAGGACGGCCGCGTCAGCTTCAAGCTGGAACACCTGTCCGCCGCCAATGGCCTGGCCCACGAGGCCGCGCATGACGCCTTGTCCGACGTGCGCGCCACCATCGCGCTGGCGCGCCTGATCCGCAACAGACAACCCAAGCTGTTCGATTATTACCTGAGCCTGCGCAAGAAGGACGCGGTCAAGGTGCAGCTCTCCTTGCATGACCCCAAACCGGTGCTGCACGTCTCGGGCATGTATGGCGTGGAGCGCGGCAACCTGGCCCTGGTTTGGCCGCTGGCGGCCCACCCTACCAATGCCAACGAAGTCATCGTCTGGGATCTGGCCCATGATCCGGCAGAGCTTCGCGGCCTCTCCGCCGAAGACATCCGCCTGCGCCTGTTCAGCCGCGCCGAAGCGTTGCCGGAAGGCATGCAACGGCTGCCGATCAAGACCATCCATATCAATAAGTCGCCATTCGTCGTTGCCAATCTCAAGGTGCTCAGCGATGAAATGGCAACGCGCTGGGGACTGGATCTGGCGGCGCAGTTCCGCCACGCCGAGGCCGCGCGGGATTTGCCCGATCTGTCCGCGCTATGGCGCAGGGTCTACCAGCGTGAAGCGAACGAGCCGCAAGACGTGGACGAAAACCTGTACGGCGGCTTCGTCTCCAACAACGACCGCAAGGTGCTGCAAAAGATGCGCAGGCTGTCCGCTCCCCAGCTGGCAGGAGAAATGGCCCTGTTCGAAGACCCGCAATTGGCCGAACTGCTGTTCCGCTACCGCGCGCGCAATTTCCCGGACACCCTGTCCCGCAATGAGACGCAACGTTGGCAACACTGGTGCCAAGCCAGGCGCGCCGCCGCCATGCCAGCGTTTCTGCACGAAATGGACGAGTTGAAACAGGCCGGCCTATCCCTGGAGCAGCAGGCTTTGCTGGACCAGGTGGCCGACTACGTCTCCCGCCTGCCAGGCTAG